From the genome of Deltaproteobacteria bacterium:
AGCCTCCGATAATTTCGCCATAACCCTCCGGGGCCAGCATGTCAACACAAAGGGACAGCCGCGGATCGGAAGGGTCGGATTTCATGTAAAAGGCCTTGGTTTGAACAGGGTAGCGGTGGATTAAAAGCGGGCGGTCGAATCGGCTGGATAGAAGTGTCTCATCCGTTCCACCCAGGTCCTGACCCCACTCAAGTCCGCTCCCCAGGCGTTTTAATTCTTCCAGCGCCTCATCGTAGGTCAGTCGGATAAAGGGAGGTGTGACTTTTTGAAGCGCCTGTGTATCCCGTTCAAGGGTCTCCAATTCCGCACTCCGTTTTTGAAGAATTCTATCCATGAGAAAAGAGATAAGGTCCTCGGCCAGGTCCATAATGTCGTCAAGATCGGCAAAGGCCAATTCTGGCTCGACCATCCAGAACTCGGTCAGGTGCCGTCGGGTCTTGGACTTTTCAGCCCGAAAGGTGGGGCCGAAGGTGTAAACCCGGCCCAGGGCCATGGCCCCTGCCTCGGCATACAGCTGCCCGCTCTGGGTCAGGTATGCTTCGCTGTGGCCAAAGTATGGAACTGTAAAAAGGGTCGAGGCGCCTTCGCAGTTGGACGGACTAAAAATCGGAGCGTCCAGGCGTATAAAGCCCTGCTGATCGAAGTATTCCTGGATAACGCGAATCAATTCCGCCCTGATACGCATGACGGCCTGCTGACGCCTGGACCGGAGCCAGAGATGCCGCCTTTTGAGCAAGAAATCCGAGCCGTGTTCCTTCGGAGTGATAGGGTATTCCTCTGCTAGCTTGATGATCTTCAGATTGGTAAGATTGATTTCATATCCGCCCGGAGCCCGTTTGTCCGCCTTCACCAGGCCGGTTATTTCAATCGAAGATTCCTGAGTCAGATCATGGTAAAGATTAAAAACCTCGGCTGGCACATCAGCCTGGCTCATGACCGTTTGAACGATCCCGGTTCCGTCGCGGAGCAGCAGGAAGTGAACCTTGCCACTGGTGCGTTTGTTATATAGCCAGCCGTTTAAGGTCACTGCCTGGCCAACGTGGTCGCCCAGTGTCTCAACTCTCATCCAGGGGTGCAGCATCAGTTGCCTCAGGTTAAAGCTTGATCTTGATGATAGATTTAGTTCGCGTTTCTCTCAACCATTCATTATACTTTTTTTCGAGCTCCAGGGTGATTAAAATCTCTTGGATTCTTCTCTTGGCCTGTATAACGGCCTTCTCATCCGAACCATACCTTGTCACAACCTGCAGGATTTGAATGGTTTGGCCTAACCTTATCGGATGAGTAACCTGACCGTCCTTTAAATTTTTGAGAGCTTCTTTGATTGCGGGTGCCATCTCGTTCCATGCAACCAGCCCCATGTCTCCACCCGCAGCGGCGTTGCTGCCTTCAGAGTATTCACGAGCCGCATCGGTAAAATCCTGGCCGGCCTTGATTTTAGCAGAGATCTCTTGAGCCCGGGTTATTTTTTCCTGGACCGCGCTTTCCGAAGCGCCTAAAGGCAATTTGAGCAGGATATTGCGGATATGGACCTTATCCTCGTGAATGAAATCTTTGGAATGGGCCTGGTAATAGGTCTCGATCTGTTCATTTGAGATGATAATTCGAGGGCGCATCTCCTGGTTGATCAGTTTCATCTTGTTTAACTGCCCGTAAAGATCGCTTTTAAACATGGCTAGGGTCATGCTTAGCCGATCCAAATTGGCCTCGAATTCTTCCTGCGTGACTGAGTTTAATTTCTTGAACCGTTCCAGGGCCCGATCCACTTCATTATCGCTGACAGTAATACCAAGCTTTTTGTTCTCTTGTTGCAGCAGTTTGCGCTCGATCAGCATTTCCAGAATCTGTCTGCGTATCTGGTTAATCTGGGTCCGGTCTTGGGTCGGTTTCTGTTTCAAAAAGGCTTTCAGGCGGAGGTCAACTTCCTGTAAGGTGATAATGTCCCCATTGACCACCGCCACGATTCGATCCACTATCTCCGCTTCAGTTGAAGCGATGTTAATACTCAGTGTGAGGACTAGCGCCAACAACCCGATTATTAATGCTTTACGCATTTGATGTTCCTTATTGATGTTTCGTTTCCCGTGCCTAACGTTTCAATGAAGTTAGAAGAGGGTTAATCTTTATTTTCGCATTGGCCCTGAGTTCTTTAATCCACTCAGTTAAAATCTCGGCCTCCTGACGGGCTATTATTAGCCGGTGTAAATATGCTTCTACTTCCTTAAGGCTCATGGGCCTGGCCGGTTTGACCTCGAGAACCTTGAAGATGGTGAATCCATACCTGCTCTCCACCACCTCACTGACCAGGCCAGGCTTGGTCTCTAAGATGGCCTGCCCTAATTCGGAAGGAAGGTTGTTCGGGTTGATCCAGCCGATCACTTCTTTTAAGGAACCGGCATCCCTGTCTTTATAATTTTGAGCTATAGTCCCAAAATCCTGGCCCGAACGAATTCTGCGGAGGGCCTTTTCAGCCTCTGCCTTGGTAAGGCAGGTAATATGCTCCACCCTGACTAAAGGGGGATGTATTAGTTCGGATCGGTGAGTCTCATACAATGCCTGCCATTCCTGCGGGTTTATATTGACCCTGGACTTGACTTCAGTCTCTATAATCTTTGTTATGAGCAGGCTTCGCTTCAAGCTCTCCAGCCATTCATCCATGAGGAGGTACTCCTTGATGAGCATCTCCTCGAATGATTGACCGGGGTAGTCGGCCTTGATCTCACTGACCTTGCGCGCCAATTCTGCCTGGGTGATGTTTACCTTTAGTTTTTCGGCCTCCTGTAAGATCAGCTCTTCCTCAATAAGCTGCTCGAGGATTTTCTCGATCACCTTGCCTTCATGTTCTGTAGTGTCCTGAAGTCCGGAGGATGAATGAAGGGCATGGCTCAGGTGCTCCATTTTAATAGGGCGGCCGTTCACCAGAGCCGCCACGTCCTCCCCCACGTCCGTTGCGCATCCAGTTAAACAGATGACAGAAGAAACTGCTATCAGGAGGATTTTCAGACGGCCGCGCCTAGTCATTTGTGCTCCTCCGGACTAACCTGAGTTTCCCTCCTTGAACCCCAAAGGGTTGAGTAAAAAAGAGAGGCCTTTGATTCCCGAATGTAGTCCTTCAAGTGATCTCTTGCAAGATGTTTCTTGCCTTTTTGAGGCCTTTAAGGTCGGAAAGGCCACCCAAAGCCAAATAAAGACGACCGTCCGGGTAGAGCCG
Proteins encoded in this window:
- the asnS gene encoding asparagine--tRNA ligase, translating into MLHPWMRVETLGDHVGQAVTLNGWLYNKRTSGKVHFLLLRDGTGIVQTVMSQADVPAEVFNLYHDLTQESSIEITGLVKADKRAPGGYEINLTNLKIIKLAEEYPITPKEHGSDFLLKRRHLWLRSRRQQAVMRIRAELIRVIQEYFDQQGFIRLDAPIFSPSNCEGASTLFTVPYFGHSEAYLTQSGQLYAEAGAMALGRVYTFGPTFRAEKSKTRRHLTEFWMVEPELAFADLDDIMDLAEDLISFLMDRILQKRSAELETLERDTQALQKVTPPFIRLTYDEALEELKRLGSGLEWGQDLGGTDETLLSSRFDRPLLIHRYPVQTKAFYMKSDPSDPRLSLCVDMLAPEGYGEIIGGSQREDDLDALVNRMEKEGIPREPLEWYLDLRRYGSVPHSGFGLGLERTVAWLCGLKHVREAIPFPRLMDRFYP
- a CDS encoding SurA N-terminal domain-containing protein, which produces MRKALIIGLLALVLTLSINIASTEAEIVDRIVAVVNGDIITLQEVDLRLKAFLKQKPTQDRTQINQIRRQILEMLIERKLLQQENKKLGITVSDNEVDRALERFKKLNSVTQEEFEANLDRLSMTLAMFKSDLYGQLNKMKLINQEMRPRIIISNEQIETYYQAHSKDFIHEDKVHIRNILLKLPLGASESAVQEKITRAQEISAKIKAGQDFTDAAREYSEGSNAAAGGDMGLVAWNEMAPAIKEALKNLKDGQVTHPIRLGQTIQILQVVTRYGSDEKAVIQAKRRIQEILITLELEKKYNEWLRETRTKSIIKIKL
- a CDS encoding peptidylprolyl isomerase; its protein translation is MTRRGRLKILLIAVSSVICLTGCATDVGEDVAALVNGRPIKMEHLSHALHSSSGLQDTTEHEGKVIEKILEQLIEEELILQEAEKLKVNITQAELARKVSEIKADYPGQSFEEMLIKEYLLMDEWLESLKRSLLITKIIETEVKSRVNINPQEWQALYETHRSELIHPPLVRVEHITCLTKAEAEKALRRIRSGQDFGTIAQNYKDRDAGSLKEVIGWINPNNLPSELGQAILETKPGLVSEVVESRYGFTIFKVLEVKPARPMSLKEVEAYLHRLIIARQEAEILTEWIKELRANAKIKINPLLTSLKR